GGGTGATCTTACGGAAGAAGAAATATTATTACAGATTTCTGAGCAAAAATCCAGTTTTAATTTTTATACTTTTTTCGGTATCTCGTACACCTTCGGATCGATTTATAATAATGTTGTGAATCCTAGATTTCAGGGAGGAAATTATTCGTTTTATTTTTAATAGATTATCCTTTGTAATTTTTACCGCTTATTAAAATTTTGAATATGGATAAAATTATTACCTGTGCAATTTCAAATAAGGAACTCCCCGCTCACTTATTATCTGATACCAACTATATTGGTGAAAAGATCAAAGCAGTTTTAAAAACGCAATATCCCGAATGGAACGGTAATGGATTTGTATCCAACGATATAATCAACAAGGCCAGAACTGCATATATCACCGGATTAATTACTACCGAACGGGGTGATCTCGACAAATTGGACAAGGAAGTAATTGAGAGCATTTCCAATGCTGAACTTATGAGCCGCGATGTTTATTTGGAAAAAGCTGATCCTATAAATTTTGGTGAGAAATTGGCAGATAAGGTTGCATCTTTTGGTGGAAGCTGGAAATTTATTATTTTATTTGGTTTAGTAATATTGATATGGATTTTGTTAAATGTATTTTTATTAATTGAGCGCCCATTTGATCCATATCCTTTTATATTATTAAATCTTGTTTTATCATGTCTGGCGGCCTTGCAAGCTCCGGTAATTATGATGAGCCAGAACCGACAAGAAGCTAAA
The genomic region above belongs to Bacteroidota bacterium and contains:
- a CDS encoding DUF1003 domain-containing protein, whose product is MDKIITCAISNKELPAHLLSDTNYIGEKIKAVLKTQYPEWNGNGFVSNDIINKARTAYITGLITTERGDLDKLDKEVIESISNAELMSRDVYLEKADPINFGEKLADKVASFGGSWKFIILFGLVILIWILLNVFLLIERPFDPYPFILLNLVLSCLAALQAPVIMMSQNRQEAKDRIRSKNDYKINLKAELEIRLLNEKIDHMLIHQHQRLFEIQQIQIEMMEEIAKKLEGKG